A portion of the Lolium rigidum isolate FL_2022 chromosome 1, APGP_CSIRO_Lrig_0.1, whole genome shotgun sequence genome contains these proteins:
- the LOC124708400 gene encoding ABC transporter B family member 9-like, with amino-acid sequence MAGGGRATRASHDGAARVPLYRMFAFADKTDAALMAVGAVSAVANGMAQPVMTFIFGDVINAFSSAGSSPDVLHRVSKVIINYVYLGIGAGLVSALQVSCWTITGERQAARIRSQYLKAILRQDIAFFDKEMSTGQVIERMCGDTFLIQDAIGEKVGKYIQLLSTFFGGFIIAFVRGWLLALVLLSSIPPVVLTGVIVSRRMANLSTRMRAKYVDAGDIVEQTIGTIRTVVSFSGEKQAITTYNKFIRKAYESALREGVVTGIGLGSVMSTLFCCYGLAVWYGAKLIINRGYNGGIVISVMMAVMIGGLSLSHATPSITAFAGGQGAAYRMFKTIERTPDIDVYDTKGVILEDIRGDVELKDVYFSYPTRPDHLVFNGFSLRVPNGTTMALVGQSGSGKSTVVSLVERFYDPQSGEVLIDGVDIRRMNLGWIRGKFGLVSQEPVLFSSTIRENIAYGKDDLTLEEIKRAIEFANAANFIDKLPNGLETMVGDHGTQLSGGQKQRIAIARAIIKNPRILLLDEATSALDMESERVVQEALDRVMLERTIIIVAHRLSTVKNADVISVLQHGKIVEQGSHVQLVKKPEGAYSQLILLQETLQESEAPNVDPDVMMENSFDSRSIGRKPRSRSSSFRRSTSKGSSFGHSGRRPCPVPFDLPDPMEFKNGQEDTEEKISSGRKKAPIGRLFYLNIPEAFVLALGSIIAVVHGFIFPVYGILISSAVKTFYEPPAELLKGSRFWAGMFAMLGASTLVLIPVENFLFGLAGGKLVERIRSLTFRSVMHQDINWFDKPQHSSGAIGARLSTDTLNVKRLVGDNLALNIQLLSTIIASFTIAMVANWKLALIITVVVPLVGFQGYAQMKFLKGLNKSAKVKYEEASQIATDAVGGIRTVASFCAEQKVMDAYEKKCISPTRQGMREGVVSGLGLGFSFLVFYLTYALCFYVGAKFVQEGTATFPEVFRVFFVLVLASGSISRTSAVGVDSIKANESAISIFEILDSKSKIDSSSEEGMVVTSVRGDIEFKNVSFSYPLRPNVQIFNNLSLSIPSGKMAALVGESGSGKSTAIALLERFYDPNSGKVLFDGLELQTLKVSWLRMQIGLVAQEPVLFNDTIRANIAYGKQGEASEEEIVAAAEAANAHNFISGLPNGYDTVVGERGIQLSGGQKQRVAIARAVVKDPKVLLLDEATSALDVESERVVQEALDRVMVGRTTVVVAHRLSTVKGADIICIFQSGTIVEKGRHDELMQIRGGAYASLVDLSSTSK; translated from the exons ATGGCAGGAGGAGGAAGAGCGAcgagagctagtcatgatggggcGGCGCGCGTGCCGCTGTACCGAATGTTCGCATTCGCCGACAAGACGGATGCGGCGCTGATGGCGGTGGGCGCGGTGTCGGCGGTGGCCAACGGGATGGCGCAGCCGGTCATGACCTTCATCTTCGGCGATGTCATCAACGCCTTCAGCTCCGCCGGCTCTTCGCCGGACGTGCTGCACAGAGTCAGCAAG GTGATCATTAATTATGTTTATCTTGGCATTGGAGCAGGACTTGTTTCAGCACTCC AGGTATCATGCTGGACAATTACCGGAGAAAGACAGGCAGCACGAATCAGATCTCAGTATCTCAAGGCAATTCTCAGACAGGACATTGCATTTTTTGACAAGGAAATGAGCACTGGACAAGTTATTGAGAGGATGTGTGGAGACACATTCCTCATTCAAGATGCCATTGGAGAAAAG GTTGGCAAGTACATACAGCTTCTGTCTACCTTTTTTGGAGGCTTCATTATTGCATTTGTGAGAGGATGGCTCTTGGCACTTGTTCTGCTCTCAAGTATTCCTCCAGTAGTTCTGACTGGTGTTATTGTATCAAGGAGGATGGCAAATCTCTCTACCCGAATGCGAGCAAAATATGTTGATGCTGGAGACATTGTTGAACAAACTATTGGGACCATTAGAACG GTTGTTTCATTCAGTGGTGAGAAGCAAGCTATAACAACATATAACAAGTTCATAAGAAAGGCATATGAAAGTGCTCTACGAGAAGGTGTTGTCACTGGCATTGGACTAGGTTCAGTAATGTCAACCTTGTTTTGCTGTTATGGGTTGGCAGTTTGGTATGGAGCTAAACTGATAATCAACAGAGGATACAATGGTGGCATAGTTATTAGTGTTATGATGGCTGTCATGATCGGTGGACT GTCCTTAAGTCACGCAACACCATCAATAACTGCTTTTGCAGGAGGGCAAGGAGCAGCATATAGAATGTTCAAGACAATTGAACGAACACCAGATATTGATGTATATGACACCAAAGGAGTCATATTGGAAGACATTAGGGGTGATGTTGAACTTAAGGATGTGTACTTCAGCTATCCTACCAGGCCTGATCATTTGGTATTTAATGGATTCTCCTTACGAGTACCAAACGGCACGACAATGGCCCTAGTTGGGCAGAGTGGCAGCGGGAAATCAACTGTGGTCAGTTTGGTGGAGAGATTCTATGATCCACAGTCTGGGGAAGTCTTGATCGACGGAGTTGACATTAGAAGAATGAATCTTGGGTGGATAAGAGGAAAATTTGGTCTCGTCAGCCAAGAACCAGTGTTGTTCTCAAGCACGATTAGGGAAAATATTGCTTACGGGAAAGATGATCTTACTCTTGAAGAGATCAAAAGAGCAATCGAGTTTGCAAATGCAGCAAACTTCATTGATAAATTGCCAAAC GGTCTTGAGACGATGGTTGGGGACCATGGAACTCAACTGTCTGGAGGGCAGAAGCAAAGAATTGCAATTGCTAGAGCAATAATTAAAAACCCTAGAATATTGCTACTTGATGAAGCAACCAGCGCGTTGGATATGGAATCTGAAAGGGTTGTTCAAGAAGCTTTGGACAGGGTAATGTTAGAAAGGACTATAATCATTGTTGCACATCGTCTAAGCACAGTAAAGAATGCTGATGTCATATCCGTCCTACAGCATGGGAAGATTGTGGAACAAG GCTCACATGTACAACTCGTAAAGAAACCTGAAGGTGCTTATTCTCAGCTGATTCTTCTGCAAGAGACTCTGCAGGAGTCAGAAGCCCCTAATGTCGACCCTGATGTGATGATGGAAAACAGTTTTGACTCTAGGTCTATCGGTAGAAAACCAAGAAGCCGAAGTAGCTCATTTAGGAGGTCAACTAGTAAAGGCTCCTCTTTTGGGCATAGTGGTAGGCGTCCTTGCCCTGTTCCATTTGACCTACCTGATCCCATGGAATTCAAGAATGGTCAAGAGGATACTGAAGAAAAAATATCTAGTGGTCGAAAGAAAGCTCCAATTGGTCGACTCTTCTATCTGAACATACCAGAGGCTTTTGTTCTTGCCCTTGGTTCTATAATTGCTGTAGTGCATGGTTTCATTTTTCCAGTATATGGCATATTGATTTCAAGTGCAGTAAAGACATTTTATGAGCCACCGGCAGAACTACTGAAGGGCTCGAGGTTCTGGGCAGGCATGTTTGCCATGCTGGGAGCTTCCACACTTGTTCTGATTCCAGTAGAGAACTTCCTGTTTGGATTAGCAGGAGGGAAGCTTGTGGAGCGCATACGGTCGCTGACATTCCGAAGTGTCATGCACCAGGACATcaactggtttgataaacctcaaCACTCTAG tggagcaataggtgctaGGCTATCGACTGATACTCTGAACGTGAAACGACTTGTTGGAGATAATTTAGCACTTAATATCCAGCTTCTGTCGACCATCATAGCAAGTTTCACAATAGCTATGGTGGCAAACTGGAAGCTGGCATTGATTATCACAGTGGTGGTTCCTTTGGTTGGTTTCCAAGGCTATGCTCAAATGAAGTTCCTAAAAGGTCTCAACAAAAGTGCAAAG GTAAAGTATGAGGAAGCAAGCCAAATAGCAACTGACGCAGTTGGAGGCATCAGAACCGTGGCTTCGTTTTGTGCTGAGCAGAAGGTGATGGATGCCTATGAGAAGAAGTGTATATCTCCAACAAGACAAGGAATGCGGGAAGGTGTTGTTAGTGGCTTGGGCCTTGGCTTCTCATTCCTTGTATTCTACCTTACATATGCTCTCTGCTTTTATGTTGGTGCAAAGTTTGTTCAGGAAGGAACAGCAACATTTCCTGAAGTGTTCCGG GTCTTCTTCGTATTAGTTTTGGCTTCCGGTTCAATCTCACGAACAAGCGCAGTAGGTGTGGATAGCATCAAGGCTAATGAATCAGCCATCTCCATATTTGAAATTCTTGACAGTAAATCCAAGATCGATTCCAGTAGCGAAGAAGGTATGGTCGTTACAAGTGTGAGGGGCGACATTGAGTTCAAGAATGTTAGCTTCAGCTACCCCTTACGTCCAAATGTTCAAATCTTCAATAATCTATCGTTGAGCATTCCTTCTGGAAAG ATGGCTGCCCTTGTTGGCGAGAGTGGCAGTGGGAAGTCTACCGCTATTGCTTTGCTCGAGAGGTTCTACGACCCAAATTCAGGCAAGGTCCTTTTCGACGGTCTGGAGCTTCAGACCCTCAAAGTTAGTTGGCTTCGGATGCAGATCGGGCTTGTGGCACAAGAGCCAGTGCTGTTCAACGACACCATCCGCGCCAACATAGCCTATGGAAAGCAAGGGGAGGCATCTGAAGAAGAGATCGTCGCCGCTGCCGAAGCAGCCAACGCACACAATTTCATCTCTGGGCTTCCCAATGGGTACGATACTGTCGTCGGCGAGAGAGGGATCCAGCTATCAGGTGGGCAGAAGCAGCGTGTCGCCATCGCGAGGGCCGTCGTGAAGGACCCAAAGGTGCTCCTGCTGGACGAGGCAACGAGCGCTCTGGACGTGGAGTCGGAGCGTGTGGTGCAGGAGGCACTGGACCGGGTGATGGTTGGAAGGACGACTGTGGTGGTGGCGCATCGCCTGTCGACAGTAAAAGGCGCCGACATTATCTGCATATTCCAGAGCGGGACGATAGTGGAGAAAGGAAGGCATGACGAACTAATGCAGATAAGGGGTGGAGCCTACGCTTCCCTTGTCGATCTTAGCTCTACTTCAAAATAA